One region of Candidatus Bathyarchaeota archaeon genomic DNA includes:
- a CDS encoding PAS domain-containing sensor histidine kinase, which translates to MFTPTGLDAHAFLDAANVLVQSVDKDGKFVFVNKEWKQVLGYTDAEISSLSIEKIIRKDHLEFCLNVFRKVTDGACVRDCETVFVAKDGREINVSGNACANFKDGEFVSTVAFFVDVTARKKSEQRLKESTRRIELMNEKLRVVGELSRHDVRNKLSGITNIAYLLKKKHADLPDVVAGIQIIEQAICDSVDIFDFAKTYEQLGVEKLTYIDVETKIKDAQRLFSVSIPTIISDCRGLRLLGDSFLMQLFYNLVDNTRKYGEKATTIRVTYKVNQGNLELIYEDNGVGVPIENKVHIFQKGFSTGGSTGFGLFLISKMIDVYGWKIQETGLPNQGAKFVITIPKKDEQGRFNYLLCEDKNALNPKAC; encoded by the coding sequence ATGTTTACTCCAACTGGATTAGATGCTCATGCATTTCTTGATGCCGCAAATGTGCTTGTTCAATCAGTTGACAAAGATGGAAAGTTTGTTTTTGTTAACAAAGAATGGAAACAAGTGCTTGGTTACACTGATGCGGAAATATCCTCGTTAAGTATTGAGAAAATCATAAGAAAGGATCATTTGGAGTTTTGTTTGAATGTTTTTAGAAAAGTCACAGATGGTGCATGTGTTCGTGATTGTGAAACTGTTTTTGTCGCTAAAGATGGGCGAGAAATTAATGTAAGTGGAAACGCATGTGCGAATTTTAAGGATGGTGAATTTGTTTCTACTGTGGCTTTCTTTGTAGATGTTACTGCACGCAAAAAAAGCGAACAAAGGCTCAAAGAATCTACCCGTAGAATTGAATTGATGAATGAAAAATTGCGGGTAGTGGGCGAGTTATCACGGCATGATGTCAGAAATAAACTATCCGGGATAACCAATATCGCTTATTTGTTGAAAAAGAAGCATGCGGATTTGCCTGATGTTGTTGCTGGGATTCAAATAATTGAGCAGGCGATCTGTGACTCAGTTGACATTTTTGACTTTGCAAAAACCTATGAACAGCTGGGTGTCGAGAAATTAACTTACATCGACGTTGAAACTAAAATTAAAGACGCCCAGAGACTATTCTCAGTGTCCATACCGACCATCATAAGCGATTGTAGGGGATTAAGGCTGCTGGGAGATTCATTTTTGATGCAGTTGTTCTATAATTTAGTGGATAATACTCGCAAATACGGAGAAAAAGCCACAACAATAAGAGTCACCTATAAGGTAAATCAGGGTAATTTAGAGTTAATTTATGAAGATAACGGGGTAGGCGTGCCCATAGAGAACAAGGTGCATATTTTCCAGAAGGGGTTTAGCACTGGAGGAAGTACGGGCTTTGGATTGTTTTTGATCAGCAAGATGATTGATGTTTACGGCTGGAAAATCCAAGAAACAGGTCTACCTAATCAAGGGGCAAAATTTGTAATAACAATCCCCAAAAAGGATGAACAGGGCCGATTCAACTATCTCCTATGTGAAGATAAAAACGCGCTAAATCCAAAGGCATGTTGA
- a CDS encoding N-acetyltransferase, whose protein sequence is MQIRQTTEADLNDILFVEREAFGSEKEAELTKNMLSDPTANPLISLLAYVEGQPAGHILFTTVHLTGNSSIKISLLAPLAVVPRFQRQGIGAALIKKGLDILQKSGVDLVFVLGHPTYYPRSGFIPAGKHGFEAFYPIPEKDADAWMVQALRPNIIGSVSGKVIPCEALRKPEYWRE, encoded by the coding sequence ATGCAAATACGGCAAACAACAGAAGCCGACCTCAATGACATATTGTTTGTTGAGCGTGAAGCTTTCGGCTCAGAAAAAGAGGCAGAACTCACTAAAAACATGCTATCGGATCCCACAGCCAACCCCTTAATTTCACTTTTAGCCTACGTCGAAGGTCAACCTGCAGGGCACATACTATTCACTACTGTACACCTCACGGGCAACTCTTCCATAAAAATATCGCTCTTAGCCCCCCTTGCGGTTGTGCCAAGGTTTCAAAGACAGGGCATTGGTGCTGCCCTTATTAAAAAAGGGCTTGACATTCTTCAAAAATCAGGCGTAGACTTAGTGTTCGTTCTTGGGCACCCAACGTATTATCCGCGGTCTGGCTTTATACCTGCAGGTAAACATGGGTTTGAAGCTTTTTATCCCATCCCTGAAAAAGACGCTGATGCATGGATGGTTCAAGCTCTCCGCCCAAACATCATCGGCTCAGTTTCAGGCAAAGTAATACCCTGTGAAGCCTTAAGAAAGCCTGAATATTGGCGCGAGTAA
- a CDS encoding TIGR00269 family protein, protein MAAQTCSVCKTRLAFFYRQYSGERLCQRCFCASIEAKVRSTITHYHMLKFNDHLAVAVSGGKDSLSLLYILSKLRKYRPQTRLTAVTVDEGISGYRDEALQIAADLCKKLDVPHHIVSFKELYGCSLDEMIVRARQRGQTDLTACAYCGVLRRKAINTGARQVDATKVATAHTLDDEAQTFLMNIIRGDIARLAKETPVSAEVHPLFVQKIKPFCEIPESESALYAYVKKIPLQDVPCPYAGEALRNDLRGMLNLMEQKHAGTKFTVFRALEKLRPAIEETAKKEDFKTCVECGEPSAADLCKTCELLRHVR, encoded by the coding sequence ATGGCTGCTCAAACGTGTAGTGTTTGCAAAACGCGTCTCGCCTTCTTCTATCGGCAGTATTCAGGCGAACGCCTCTGCCAACGTTGCTTCTGCGCATCCATCGAAGCCAAAGTCCGAAGCACCATCACACACTATCACATGCTTAAATTCAACGATCACCTCGCCGTGGCGGTCTCAGGCGGCAAAGACAGCCTAAGCCTTCTCTATATACTCTCTAAACTCCGCAAATACCGCCCCCAAACACGCCTAACCGCCGTAACCGTAGACGAAGGCATAAGCGGCTACCGAGACGAAGCCCTCCAAATCGCCGCTGACCTGTGCAAAAAACTCGATGTCCCCCACCACATAGTCTCGTTTAAGGAACTCTACGGCTGTAGTCTTGACGAGATGATTGTTCGGGCACGCCAAAGGGGACAAACTGACCTCACTGCATGTGCCTACTGTGGCGTTTTGCGGCGTAAAGCCATCAACACAGGTGCACGGCAAGTAGACGCCACAAAAGTCGCCACTGCCCATACACTCGACGATGAAGCTCAAACGTTTCTTATGAACATCATCCGCGGTGACATCGCGCGTTTAGCCAAAGAAACTCCTGTTTCCGCTGAAGTTCACCCTTTGTTTGTGCAGAAGATTAAGCCTTTCTGCGAAATACCCGAATCCGAGAGCGCACTCTATGCTTATGTAAAAAAAATTCCACTCCAAGATGTCCCCTGCCCCTACGCTGGTGAAGCACTACGCAATGACCTGCGTGGTATGCTTAACTTGATGGAGCAGAAGCACGCGGGCACCAAATTTACGGTTTTTCGAGCGCTTGAGAAGTTACGTCCTGCCATTGAGGAGACTGCCAAGAAAGAAGATTTTAAAACTTGCGTGGAGTGTGGAGAGCCGTCTGCTGCCGATTTGTGCAAGACCTGCGAGTTGTTGCGGCATGTGCGTTAG
- a CDS encoding DUF1922 domain-containing protein, with protein sequence MATISILKCTHCGGYVLAAQTQKTKLCPYCGVRVNLQKAPRVAVAANAAEASEMIRRLKAEKGFTREP encoded by the coding sequence ATGGCGACCATAAGCATCCTGAAATGCACCCATTGCGGCGGTTACGTGCTCGCGGCGCAGACCCAAAAAACCAAGCTCTGCCCCTACTGTGGAGTTCGCGTTAATCTTCAAAAAGCACCAAGAGTGGCAGTGGCTGCAAACGCAGCGGAAGCCTCAGAGATGATTAGGCGCCTAAAAGCAGAAAAAGGCTTCACCCGCGAACCCTAA
- a CDS encoding adenylate kinase family protein: MKRVILITGTPCVGKTTTAKALAQKLHAEYINLTDYAKTHNLTLGQDPDRDTLIINEEAMQQHLAVSISASENADIVIDGHYAASVTPKQHDAQVFVLRRNPKELKTLMEKRGYTGQKLWENLQAEILDVCLGEAMETHAERVCEIDVTAKPVEAVVEEIIAIIEKRKSCVVGAVDWMSALESEGVLDEYLKT, from the coding sequence ATGAAAAGGGTAATCCTTATCACGGGTACGCCATGCGTCGGCAAAACCACAACCGCAAAAGCCCTCGCCCAAAAACTCCACGCAGAATACATCAATCTCACTGATTACGCCAAAACCCACAACCTCACCTTGGGTCAAGACCCCGACCGCGACACCCTCATCATTAACGAAGAAGCTATGCAACAGCACCTCGCAGTGTCAATCAGCGCCTCAGAAAACGCAGACATTGTCATAGACGGACACTACGCAGCCTCCGTCACCCCCAAGCAACATGATGCACAGGTTTTTGTGCTCCGTCGCAACCCCAAAGAACTCAAAACATTGATGGAGAAACGTGGCTATACGGGGCAGAAGTTGTGGGAGAATCTGCAAGCCGAAATCCTCGACGTATGCTTAGGTGAGGCGATGGAAACGCATGCCGAAAGAGTCTGTGAAATCGACGTTACCGCCAAACCCGTAGAGGCTGTTGTGGAAGAAATCATAGCTATTATAGAAAAACGCAAATCATGTGTGGTCGGCGCAGTTGACTGGATGAGTGCCTTGGAAAGTGAAGGCGTACTTGACGAGTACCTAAAAACCTGA
- a CDS encoding cation-translocating P-type ATPase translates to MHNIDVDSLNGISSNEAAQKQCKEGYNELPSSKRRSIFQIALSVIKEPIFILLVASGSIYFILGDITEGLVLLSFVFVVMGITIYQEQKTEKAVDALKNLSSPRALVIRDGKQIRIPGREVVTGDTIIIAEGDRVPADAILHSCNNLMVDESLLTGESVPVRKTVWNGETQTWRPGGDDQPYIYSGTLVTQGQAIAEVKATGIKTEMGKIGVVLQNVERDTTKLKVEVSTLVRNFAIFGLSLCLLIIVVYGLTRFDWIEGILAGVTLAMALLPEEFPVVLTIFMALGAWRMSKKNVLTRQSHAIENLGSATVLCVDKTGTLTLNKMSVAKLCSANKMYDIDSALKNPPDCCHEVVEFSVLACKQDPFDPMEKAIKNFVEGEFAKTEHVHGDWQLVREYPLSPKLLAMSNVWASPSGEDYIIASKGAPEAILDLCHLNGEQAKEIQSCIQKMAQEGLRVLGVAKASFKHTDLPKEQHDFQFQFLGLIGFADPVRPNVSGAVNECYNAGIRVVMITGDYPLTAQKIGRQIGLRNPENVITGTELEQLSIEQLKERIRDVNIFARVVPEQKLRIVDAFKANGDVVAMTGDGVNDAPALKSADIGIAMGGRGTDVAREASTLVLLDDDFTSIVGGVKMGRRIFDNLKKAIAYIFSVHIPIAGLSALPVLFGWPLILLPVHIVFLEFIIDPACTIVFEAEPGEADVMQRKPRSINSRLFNKKAAILAFIQGAVALALVILVYLYAINTDLGTDTARTMAFATIVMTNLALILTNRSWSQSIVGIFRRQNKAFWRILLLAIIALLLVIYVPPLSSIFVFAPLSPLNLLICFVAGFASIIWFEIYKVIKRGKI, encoded by the coding sequence ATGCACAATATAGACGTCGATTCGTTGAATGGAATTTCCTCCAATGAAGCAGCACAAAAACAGTGCAAAGAAGGCTATAACGAATTACCCTCCTCCAAGCGGCGAAGCATATTTCAAATCGCCTTAAGCGTAATTAAGGAACCAATTTTTATTTTGCTAGTAGCCAGCGGCAGCATCTATTTCATATTAGGCGACATAACCGAAGGTCTAGTCCTATTAAGCTTCGTATTCGTCGTCATGGGCATCACAATCTATCAAGAACAAAAAACAGAAAAAGCAGTCGACGCCCTAAAAAATCTCTCCAGCCCCCGGGCCCTAGTAATTAGGGACGGCAAACAAATCCGCATCCCCGGCAGAGAAGTAGTGACAGGCGACACCATAATAATTGCTGAAGGCGACCGTGTTCCAGCAGACGCAATTCTTCATTCTTGCAATAATTTGATGGTAGACGAATCACTTCTCACAGGAGAATCGGTTCCAGTCCGCAAAACCGTTTGGAATGGCGAAACCCAAACCTGGCGACCCGGCGGAGATGACCAACCATACATTTACTCAGGAACACTGGTCACCCAAGGACAGGCCATAGCAGAAGTCAAAGCTACCGGTATCAAGACGGAAATGGGTAAAATAGGCGTAGTTTTGCAAAATGTCGAAAGGGACACCACCAAACTCAAGGTTGAAGTTTCAACTTTAGTCCGCAACTTCGCAATCTTTGGACTAAGCCTATGTTTGCTAATTATTGTGGTCTATGGTTTAACACGCTTTGACTGGATAGAAGGCATATTAGCGGGCGTAACACTTGCGATGGCATTACTTCCTGAAGAGTTTCCAGTTGTACTGACAATTTTCATGGCTCTTGGCGCTTGGCGCATGTCCAAAAAGAATGTCCTAACACGGCAATCTCACGCAATAGAAAACCTTGGGTCCGCAACTGTACTTTGCGTTGACAAAACAGGCACTTTAACACTAAACAAAATGTCTGTTGCAAAGCTCTGTTCAGCAAATAAAATGTATGATATCGATTCAGCGCTTAAGAATCCGCCCGATTGCTGCCATGAAGTCGTTGAATTCAGTGTACTTGCCTGCAAACAAGACCCCTTTGACCCCATGGAGAAAGCAATCAAAAACTTCGTGGAAGGCGAGTTTGCCAAAACAGAACACGTCCATGGTGACTGGCAACTGGTCCGCGAGTACCCCTTATCCCCGAAGCTCTTAGCTATGTCAAACGTTTGGGCTTCACCCAGCGGCGAAGACTATATCATAGCATCCAAAGGTGCCCCAGAAGCCATACTTGACTTATGTCACCTCAACGGGGAGCAAGCAAAAGAAATTCAAAGTTGCATACAAAAAATGGCGCAGGAAGGCCTGCGAGTTTTAGGCGTCGCAAAAGCCTCCTTCAAGCACACAGACCTACCAAAAGAACAGCATGATTTTCAATTCCAGTTTCTGGGGTTAATCGGTTTCGCAGACCCTGTTAGACCCAACGTTTCAGGCGCGGTTAACGAGTGTTACAACGCTGGCATAAGAGTCGTGATGATAACTGGCGATTACCCGTTAACAGCGCAAAAAATTGGTCGCCAAATCGGGTTACGAAACCCCGAGAACGTCATTACAGGAACAGAACTTGAGCAATTGAGCATTGAACAACTAAAAGAACGGATACGGGACGTAAACATCTTTGCACGTGTTGTGCCCGAGCAAAAACTGCGAATTGTTGATGCGTTTAAGGCTAACGGCGATGTTGTAGCTATGACTGGGGACGGCGTAAACGATGCCCCAGCGTTAAAATCAGCAGACATAGGCATTGCAATGGGCGGGCGCGGTACTGATGTTGCCCGAGAAGCCTCCACTTTGGTCCTTCTAGATGATGACTTCACTTCTATTGTTGGCGGCGTAAAGATGGGTCGCAGAATCTTTGATAACCTCAAAAAAGCCATCGCTTACATATTCTCCGTTCACATCCCAATTGCGGGGCTTTCAGCGTTACCTGTACTGTTCGGTTGGCCCCTGATTCTGCTTCCAGTTCACATAGTCTTCCTAGAATTCATAATTGACCCCGCTTGTACCATCGTGTTTGAAGCGGAGCCTGGGGAAGCAGATGTGATGCAGCGAAAGCCAAGAAGCATTAATTCAAGACTGTTTAACAAGAAGGCTGCCATCCTCGCGTTTATTCAAGGTGCAGTCGCATTGGCTCTGGTAATCTTGGTCTATCTATATGCGATTAATACTGATTTAGGCACAGATACCGCTCGTACTATGGCGTTTGCAACTATCGTTATGACCAACTTGGCATTGATACTCACAAATCGCTCCTGGAGCCAATCCATCGTAGGTATCTTCCGTCGACAAAACAAGGCTTTCTGGCGAATACTTTTGCTTGCAATAATCGCTTTGCTGTTGGTAATTTATGTGCCGCCCCTAAGCAGCATATTCGTCTTTGCACCGCTATCTCCGCTCAACCTGCTGATTTGCTTCGTCGCTGGGTTCGCCAGCATAATCTGGTTTGAAATCTACAAGGTGATAAAAAGAGGCAAAATATGA
- a CDS encoding TATA-box-binding protein, translating into MSKRKPIISIQNIVASVSLNQKIDLQKIVEKFPQTEYNPSVFPGLVFRLKKPKTATLIFGTGKMVCTGAKSEKESRSAVEKVVKELRSEGIQITEKPIVNIQNIVASAELGGEIDLESLVYKLSRVMYEPEQFPGAVYRMDEPKVVFLIFSAGKLVCVGAKKEEQVYEAVDKIQQLLEEKELIYYPS; encoded by the coding sequence ATGAGTAAACGAAAACCCATCATCTCGATTCAGAACATAGTAGCATCGGTTTCACTCAATCAAAAAATAGACTTACAAAAAATCGTGGAGAAATTCCCACAAACCGAATACAACCCCAGCGTCTTTCCCGGCTTAGTCTTCCGATTAAAAAAACCAAAAACCGCAACCCTCATCTTTGGAACAGGCAAAATGGTCTGCACAGGAGCCAAATCAGAAAAAGAATCTCGCAGCGCAGTTGAAAAAGTAGTTAAAGAACTCCGCAGCGAGGGCATCCAAATCACTGAAAAACCCATAGTAAACATCCAAAACATCGTCGCATCAGCCGAACTCGGCGGCGAAATCGACCTCGAAAGTCTCGTCTACAAACTCAGCCGCGTCATGTATGAACCCGAACAGTTTCCCGGCGCAGTCTACCGAATGGATGAACCAAAAGTTGTGTTCTTAATCTTTAGCGCAGGAAAACTCGTCTGTGTCGGCGCGAAGAAGGAAGAGCAAGTCTACGAAGCAGTCGACAAAATCCAACAACTGCTAGAAGAAAAAGAACTCATCTATTACCCCTCCTAA
- a CDS encoding mRNA surveillance protein pelota, whose translation MKIIETNLRQGYVKVVPDSPDDLWHLYNVIYKGDEAYAMSSRAIKSDTETSRPKSAERVSAFMGVKVESVGWDKFLGKLRIHGLICHAPDIIPTGAHHTLAIALNQPLTIVKKEWPKHLLDRLTKASETEKPLLILSIDDEGFAIAETKQYGYETRVEQRIRLPGKGDADKREEATKGYFRLALNSLNQLWVTNHNPIVIIGAGYVKTDFVTYLQDESKEMSRSIADIKSVNNGGTAGIDEALRSGVLLKAAHQLRVVEETETMEEVMKRLGKGQGTVTYGLDAVEQAIMLGAVEKLVLADTTLRDADEAQRLKLEDLMRQVEHRNAGITVVSTEHEAGAKLLSLGGIAALLRFPLYREPTA comes from the coding sequence TTGAAAATCATCGAAACAAACCTCCGCCAAGGCTACGTCAAAGTTGTACCCGACAGCCCCGATGACCTCTGGCACCTCTACAACGTCATCTACAAAGGCGACGAAGCCTACGCCATGAGCAGCCGCGCCATAAAATCGGACACCGAAACCAGCCGACCCAAAAGCGCCGAACGCGTATCCGCATTCATGGGCGTCAAAGTAGAATCTGTGGGCTGGGACAAGTTTCTGGGGAAACTGCGTATTCACGGCTTAATCTGCCACGCCCCCGACATCATCCCCACAGGAGCCCACCACACCTTAGCCATAGCATTGAATCAACCTCTTACTATCGTCAAGAAAGAGTGGCCCAAACACCTTCTTGACCGCCTCACAAAAGCCAGCGAAACCGAAAAACCCCTCCTAATCCTTAGCATCGACGACGAAGGCTTCGCCATAGCAGAAACCAAACAGTACGGATACGAAACCCGCGTGGAACAACGCATTCGCCTCCCCGGCAAAGGCGACGCGGACAAACGTGAAGAAGCAACCAAAGGTTACTTCCGTCTTGCCCTAAACAGCCTCAACCAGCTCTGGGTCACCAATCACAACCCAATAGTCATCATCGGGGCAGGCTACGTAAAAACTGACTTCGTCACTTACCTCCAAGACGAATCCAAAGAAATGAGTCGTTCCATCGCTGACATAAAAAGCGTCAACAACGGCGGCACCGCAGGCATCGACGAAGCGTTGCGTTCGGGTGTGCTGCTTAAAGCTGCGCATCAGTTGCGTGTGGTGGAAGAAACCGAGACTATGGAGGAAGTTATGAAGAGGCTGGGCAAAGGCCAAGGTACGGTAACCTACGGCTTAGACGCTGTGGAACAAGCAATTATGCTGGGTGCCGTCGAGAAGCTTGTGCTTGCCGATACCACTTTGCGTGATGCGGATGAGGCGCAGCGGTTAAAGCTTGAGGACCTCATGCGGCAGGTAGAGCATCGTAACGCGGGCATTACTGTGGTTAGTACGGAGCATGAGGCGGGTGCTAAACTGCTCTCTTTAGGCGGTATTGCTGCGTTGCTACGTTTTCCGTTGTATCGGGAACCCACCGCGTAG
- a CDS encoding sodium-translocating pyrophosphatase — protein MFIPLQVLTGLSFDSPLVFWIAPIAGVIAILVSLLLMRKIGKMSPGSPKAVEVGNAIRQGAYAFLKRQYKTIGGIIVVLFALIAIALGVGTAVAFLIGAISSLAAGYIAMDNATKANVRTVAAGKNGPNAALQTAFYGGATMGFAVVGLSLLSVSLLFLAYGGWDVLFGGTFQIGSDVGTTVATGIVGMGFGASLVALFAQLGGGIYTKAADVGADLVGKVEAGIPEDDPRNPAVIADNVGDNVGDSAGRGADLFESAVGENIGGMVIGGLVSAATGNILFLIFPLVIRALGIFATLIAMPFVKLKDNEIHTPMKALRKGLNAATIVSAIMFLVASIVFFGSSWYYIFGCLLTGLIASVLIDQITDYYTGRDRKPVGSIAAASQTGSATNIITGFAVGLETTALPIITLVIALLASYVLGSQFAVGIGIDGYTGGVYGTALATMGMLAVMGMVLALDGFGPIADNAAGIAEMAGEKTGIETMEALDAVGNTTKALTKGFALGSALLAAQLLFQTYATDVMLKLNMSSFVVDIAQPAVLVAGFIGAMLPFLFSSQAISAVGKAATEMVNEVRRQFKEIPGIMDGTGKPDYGKAVDISTKAALKGMVIPGVIVVTVPIIIGILLGPVAVGAVVIGTTITAVPLALFMNTGGGAWDNAKKFIESGHFGGKRSPAHAAAVVGDTVGDPLKDTAGPSLHVLIKLLSTLSIVFIPLFMGLLGLV, from the coding sequence ATGTTCATTCCCCTACAAGTACTAACTGGTCTATCTTTCGACTCCCCCCTTGTTTTTTGGATTGCCCCTATAGCGGGAGTAATCGCTATACTAGTATCTCTCTTACTAATGCGCAAAATCGGTAAAATGAGCCCCGGTTCACCGAAGGCGGTTGAAGTAGGAAACGCTATACGCCAAGGCGCCTATGCGTTTTTGAAACGTCAATACAAAACTATCGGTGGAATCATTGTCGTGCTCTTTGCGCTGATTGCAATAGCTCTCGGCGTTGGCACGGCGGTAGCTTTCCTGATCGGCGCTATTTCCTCTTTAGCGGCAGGATACATCGCCATGGATAACGCTACTAAAGCAAACGTGCGCACCGTAGCTGCAGGCAAAAACGGTCCTAACGCTGCGCTGCAAACGGCGTTTTATGGTGGCGCAACTATGGGTTTTGCGGTGGTCGGTTTATCGTTATTGAGTGTTAGTTTGCTTTTCTTAGCCTATGGCGGTTGGGATGTTCTTTTTGGAGGAACCTTCCAAATCGGTTCCGACGTTGGAACAACAGTCGCAACTGGCATCGTAGGTATGGGTTTTGGCGCCTCTCTAGTAGCACTATTTGCTCAGTTGGGCGGCGGTATTTACACTAAAGCAGCTGACGTCGGTGCAGACCTTGTCGGCAAAGTTGAAGCAGGCATACCAGAAGATGACCCACGCAACCCCGCAGTAATCGCTGACAACGTCGGCGACAACGTGGGCGACTCTGCTGGACGCGGCGCAGACCTCTTTGAATCTGCAGTCGGCGAAAACATCGGTGGCATGGTCATCGGTGGCTTAGTCAGCGCTGCAACAGGCAACATATTGTTCCTGATATTCCCACTGGTTATCCGAGCTTTAGGAATCTTTGCAACTTTAATTGCAATGCCCTTCGTAAAACTAAAGGACAACGAAATTCACACTCCAATGAAAGCGCTACGCAAAGGTCTTAACGCAGCAACCATCGTCTCAGCAATAATGTTCCTAGTAGCCTCAATAGTTTTCTTCGGAAGCAGTTGGTACTACATCTTTGGATGTTTGCTAACAGGTTTGATTGCAAGCGTGCTAATCGACCAAATCACAGACTACTACACAGGACGTGACAGAAAACCAGTAGGAAGCATCGCGGCCGCAAGCCAAACTGGAAGTGCAACAAACATCATCACTGGCTTCGCAGTCGGCTTAGAAACAACAGCACTACCAATCATCACACTAGTTATCGCTTTGCTTGCATCATATGTACTTGGATCACAGTTTGCTGTAGGCATTGGAATTGATGGCTACACAGGCGGAGTATACGGTACTGCACTTGCAACTATGGGTATGCTTGCAGTCATGGGTATGGTCTTAGCTCTCGACGGCTTTGGTCCAATCGCTGATAATGCAGCAGGCATCGCTGAGATGGCCGGAGAAAAAACAGGCATAGAAACCATGGAAGCCCTAGATGCAGTCGGCAACACTACCAAAGCCTTAACCAAAGGTTTCGCTTTAGGTTCTGCGTTGCTGGCAGCTCAACTGCTATTCCAGACATACGCCACAGATGTTATGCTTAAACTTAACATGTCTTCGTTCGTAGTGGACATCGCACAGCCAGCAGTCCTCGTTGCAGGTTTCATCGGTGCAATGTTGCCCTTCCTGTTCAGTTCCCAAGCAATCAGCGCTGTCGGGAAAGCTGCCACAGAAATGGTAAACGAAGTTAGACGTCAATTTAAAGAAATACCCGGTATCATGGACGGCACTGGTAAACCAGACTATGGTAAAGCAGTTGACATCAGCACAAAAGCAGCCCTCAAAGGCATGGTAATTCCAGGAGTCATCGTGGTCACAGTTCCAATCATCATCGGTATCCTCTTGGGACCAGTCGCAGTCGGCGCAGTCGTAATCGGAACCACAATCACAGCGGTACCACTAGCACTATTCATGAACACTGGCGGTGGCGCATGGGACAACGCAAAGAAATTCATCGAATCAGGACATTTCGGAGGCAAACGTAGCCCAGCTCACGCCGCAGCAGTCGTCGGTGACACAGTTGGTGACCCACTCAAAGACACAGCAGGCCCAAGCCTACACGTACTCATAAAGTTGCTAAGCACACTGTCAATAGTATTCATCCCGCTGTTCATGGGTCTCCTCGGTCTCGTCTAA